A stretch of the Aspergillus puulaauensis MK2 DNA, chromosome 6, nearly complete sequence genome encodes the following:
- a CDS encoding uncharacterized protein (SECRETED:SignalP(1-21)): MRSPIPSIILAIFALVALASAHPTGDAANTKSLSDDNKIDGSVNATLAARSGVKRHDIECQPTGWDNGKKKDLERAIKYIRKERPKGKPDVPKLAGESGQTAACVGHTKVKWLNDNKDKFTLPSWDNVADGAQVILNSCDDKGVSGELNHGDHWRVQVYYEDCYMQPGSDY, translated from the exons ATGCGCTCCCCCATTCCCAGCATCATTCTTGCCATTTTTGCCCTGGTGGCACTGGCGTCTGCT CACCCAACCGGCGACGCAGCCAATACCAAAAGCCTCTCCGACGACAACAAGATCGATGGCTCTGTGAATGCTACCCTCGCAGCACGTTCGGGGGTTAAGCGTCACGATATCGAGTGCCAGCCCACCGGTTGGGACAACGGCAAGAAGAAAGACCTCGAACGCGCGATCAAGTACATCCGGAAGGAGAGACCCAAAGGCAAGCCCGACGTCCCCAAACTCGCGGGCGAGAGTGGCCAGACTGCGGCGTGCGTGGGCCATACCAAGGTCAAGTGGTTAAACGAT AATAAGGACAAGTTCACTTTGCCTTCGTGGGATAATGTCGCCGATGGTGCTCAGGTTATCCTTAACTCGTGCGATGACAAAGGGGTCTCAGGAGAACTGAATCATGGCGACCACTGGAGGGTTCAGGTCTATTATGAGGATTGCTACATGCAGCCTGGCTCTGACTACTAG
- the TUP1_2 gene encoding general transcription repressor (COG:S;~EggNog:ENOG410PFUA;~InterPro:IPR036322,IPR015943,IPR001680,IPR019775, IPR020472,IPR013890,IPR017986;~PFAM:PF08581,PF00400;~go_function: GO:0005515 - protein binding [Evidence IEA]) has translation MDNAHLARASASSSRAAMLLDQIHNEFQHQFRATAEAEYKLSCQAHEMERLQDRLKELQTAQLKMQEEYDAEIRGLHYQLRSSGVPIVSNLTPAVAQQAVPSLSQNLFGEYRNGYGAPPPTASPDTGLRPSTPPDSADDQKTKPSPSREPQPTISGNLSLIDLPNSRKKEGSGWYAVFNPEVPRVLDVELVHHFAHDSVASCVSFSPDGKYLATGCNRLARIFDVTTGENIITLQDDNLSKSDDAYVRSVCFSPDGKYLATGGEDRKLKVWGIGAGKIKHTFSGHEQDIYSVAFAGGGRYIASGSGDKTVRVWDVQRGKLVYTFNIEGGVTAVSVTHDGRFVAAASLDMNVQIWDIASGTRIERLEGPDGHENSVYCIAFAPSGGHIVSGSLDNTMKLWEVDIPRAAFPNGGTGRSVRTFKGHKDFVLTACWTPHGNWIISGSKDQGLQFWDPVTATPQMLLQGHKNSVLSVAVSSTDNLFATGSGDRCARLWRYTTYTGQ, from the exons ATGGACAACGCTCATCTCGCGAGGGCTTCGGCCTCAAGTTCCCGCGCGGCGATGCTGCTCGATCAGATACACAACGAGTTTCAGCACCAGTTCCGCGCTACCGCTGAAGCTGAGTATAAGT TGTCCTGTCAAGCTCATGAAATGGAAAGGCTTCAAGATAGGTTGAAAGAGTTACAAACGGCGCAGCTGAAGATGCAAGAGGA GTATGACGCAGAAATTCGGGGCTTGCACTATCAGCTCCGATCTAGTGGCGTACCAATTGTTTCCAACCTTACCCCTGCCGTTGCCCAGCAGGCGGTGCCGTCATTATCACAGAACCTTTTTGGAGAATACCGAAACG GTTACGGCGCGCCGCCTCCCACTGCTTCGCCTGACACTGGCTTGCGACCTAGTACTCCTCCAGATTCCGCAGACGACCAGAAGACTAAGCCGTCACCCTCTCGCGAGCCTCAACCTACCATATCGGGGAATTTGAGTCTAATCGATCTGCCCAACTCCCGAAAGAAAGAGGGAAGCGGCTGGTATGCCGTATTCAACCCCGAGGTGCCACGGGTGCTGGATGTAGAACTTGTCCATCATTTTGCCCATGACAGCGTGGCATCCTGCGTCAGCTTCAGCCCTGATGGCAAATATCTTGCAACAGGTTGTAATCGGCTGGCTCGGATCTTCGACGTAACAACAGGGGAGAATATTATCACTCTGCAGGATGACAACCTTAGCAAGAGCGACGACGCCTATGTCCGGAGCGTTTGCTTTAGCCCTGACGGAAAGTACCTCGCGACCGGTGGGGAGGACAGAAAATTGAAG GTGTGGGGCATTGGTGCCGGTAAAATCAAGCATACCTTTTCCGGACATGAGCAAGATATCTACTCCGTAGCCTTTGCGGGTGGTGGTCGATATATTGCGTCCGGTAGTGGAGACAAAACAGTCCGCGTCTGGGATGTTCAACGTGGTAAGCTTGTGTACACTTTTAATATTGAAGGTGGTGTGACTGCTGTTTCTGTCACACATGACGGTCGGTTTGTGGCCGCTGCATCGCTTGATATGAATGTCCAGATTTGGGACATTGCTAGTGGTACTAGGATAGAGCGGTTGGAGGGACCCGATGGCCACGAGAACAGCGTGTACTGTATTGCCTTTGCGCCCAGTGGTGGTCACATTGTCAGCGGAAGCCTTGACAATACCATGAAGCTCTGGGAGGTTGATATACCTCGGGCAGCATTTCCAAATGGTGGAACTGGGCGTTCTGTGCGAACTTTCAAAGGCCACAAG GATTTCGTTCTCACGGCCTGCTGGACCCCCCATGGCAACTGGATTATAAGCGGCTCGAAGGATCAAGGATTGCAGTTCTGGGATCCAGTTACCGCTACTCCGCAAATGCTTCTTCAAGGGCATAAAAACTCCG TTCTCTCTGTTGCGGTTAGTAGCACAGATAATCTGTTTGCTACTGGTAGTGGTGACAGGTGTGCAAGG
- a CDS encoding uncharacterized protein (COG:E;~EggNog:ENOG410PH2G;~InterPro:IPR026956,IPR029066,IPR042208,IPR001608;~PFAM:PF01168,PF14031), protein MASQQELRNAYVGKDVSDVPKPAIVLDQAIIRRHCKDMLRTVKALDVGFRAHVKSHKTNEIAEMQVADKDIPANFIASTVLEIETLVPLLKKIQAEGRSVNVLYGIPLVPSQVNRLAKAALAIGKGSVSVMIDHPDQIPHLERFFAITGFPALVFVKVDTGYHRAGLPPTALNKGGLLERLADAEQNGYASLLGVYSHSSLSYAGTTPDQAMAYLVSEIVGCKEALEHHLQLFTPGREELVISVGATPQALSSQNLTPEEGSSQSTQAIELKELLHNPLAKDIGVKVKVEIHAGVYPLLDMQQVSTNARWKSSGPEKEIAISVLAEVCSVYNDGERAKPEALLAAGTLALGREPCPSYPGWGVVSSWRQEDTLRGASSRLIVERISQEHSIVSWEGHDAQVQKVPFSVGQVVKIFPNHACVAAAFYAFYFVVDSDRDAGAAEIVDVWVRSRGSDVTESALLSRVQ, encoded by the exons ATGGCATCGCAACAGGAATTGAGGAACGCTTACGTCGGCAAGGACGTCAGCGATGTGCCCAAGCCAGCCATCGTTCTCGACCAGGCCATCATACGACGACACTGCAAGGATATGCTGCGGACCGTGAAGGCCCTCGATGTCGGATTCAGGGCTCACGTCAAGTCGCATAAG ACAAATGAGATCGCTGAAATGCAAGTGGCAGACAAGGACATCCCCGCCAATTTCATCGCATCGACAGTCCTGGAGATTGAAACCTTGGTCCCATTGCTGAAAAAGATCCAGGCTGAGGGCCGTTCTGTGAATGTTCTGTATGGAATCCCACTCGTGCCGTCCCAGGTCAACCGGCTGGCCAAGGCAGCCCTCGCCATTGGCAAAGGGAGTGTCTCGGTGATGATCGACCACCCAGACCAGATCCCCCACCTGGAGCGATTTTTCGCGATCACTGGATTCCCAGCGCTTGTGTTCGTCAAGGTCGATACGGGATATCACCGGGCGGGCTTGCCCCCGACTGCACTGAACAAGGGTGGCTTGCTTGAGAGGCTGGCGGATGCAGAGCAAAATGGATATGCAAGCCTGTTGGGTGTTTATTCGCACAGTAGTCTCAGCTACGCCGGTACCACTCCCGACCAGGCGATGGCATATCTGGTTAGTGAGATTGTTGGATGCAAGGAGGCCCTCGAGCACCATCTGCAGCTGTTCACCCCTGGGCGAGAGGAATTGGTTATCAGCGTCGGTGCGACTCCTCAGGCACTGTCCTCCCAGAACCTGACCCCGGAGGAGGGCAGTTCCCAGTCTACCCAGGCCATAGAGTTGAAAGAATTGCTGCATAACCCACTTGCAAAGGATATTGGTGTCAAGGTCAAAGTCGAGATCCATGCTGGCGTATATCCACTGCTAGACATGCAACAAGTCTCAACGAACGCTAGATGGAAGAGCAGTGGCccggagaaggagattgcaaTTTCCGTGCTGGCCGAAGTCTGCAGCGTCTATAACGACGGGGAGAGGGCGAAACCTGAGGCTCTTCTCGCCGCGGGCACTTTGGCGCTGGGAAGAGAACCATGCCCTAGCTATCCGGGCTGGGGAGTGGTGTCGTCGTGGCGACAGGAAGATACATTGCGAGGCGCATCGTCTCGATTGATTGTGGAACGTATCAGCCAGGAGCACTCTATTGTGTCGTGGGAGGGCCACGATGCACAAGTGCAAAAGGTTCCTTTCAGTGTTGGGCAGGTCGTGAAGATCTTCCCGAATCATGCGTGTGTTGCAGCTGCGTTCTACGCATTCTACTTTGTCGTGGACTCAGATCGGGATGCTGGTGCGGCGGAGATTGTGGACGTCTGGGTGAGGTCGAGAGGCAGTGATGTTACTGAATCGGCGTTGCTCTCGCGAGTTCAATAG